The following coding sequences lie in one Glycine soja cultivar W05 chromosome 16, ASM419377v2, whole genome shotgun sequence genomic window:
- the LOC114390824 gene encoding uncharacterized protein LOC114390824 has translation MREKERGRATQRESDRTRARERQRESHSERENQREREIQREEVRERERPKAKRKDRRSSSVRVQQGAEANKVIHRSRSDQRRCGVAEVANTDLIEDDGPRSSHANQHEGQWIQVTGRRKASLKSVSTSRRGNGVPKDSYQCTDIGRLHRVTWRDRMDITSFYFSHFPDGVHEKDLWKKFQEWGRVREVFIPQKNKTGHRYGFVRFKGVEDVALLERKLDNNIYIQGMKLFVNQPKFHRGGGRAAKPSTDLLNRPKISLRVPAGSEQKSHQVPTSTRLKSFVEVVKQSNDVTNGSLHSIPGKGLRVDNDEPISIQTSPEKLKWLDNVWVGGLKNKGMFDRVDMEVQGAFGLELKTAYWGDDKIIIYDMDGDTANQLIHDEQQHGGTPFYSLQRWTPAMEPSHRLTWVCIWGVPLTAWDAENFTRFVSAYGDLVELDAMTEERSRVDIARVLIRTEHKPVIDGIVAIVVDGTHFLLKLREEFGCQRGNRSWMERLERLPPSPFSTEVAGPDDKGHMHGV, from the coding sequence atgagagagaaagagagaggaagaGCGACACAGAGAGAGAGCGATAGAACCAGAGctagagagagacagagagagagccatagtgagagagagaatcagagagagagagaaatacaGAGAGAggaagtgagagagagagaaagaccgAAAGCGAAAAGGAAGGATCGACGATCCTCTAGCGTACGTGTTCAGCAAGGAGCGGAAGCCAACAAAGTCATCCATCGTAGTCGGAGTGACCAACGAAGATGTGGAGTTGCGGAGGTTGCCAATACCGACCTTATAGAGGACGACGGTCCACGAAGTAGTCACGCCAACCAGCACGAGGGACAATGGATTCAGGTGACGGGCAGAAGAAAGGCATCTTTGAAGAGCGTCTCAACTTCTCGAAGGGGTAATGGAGTACCGAAAGACTCTTACCAGTGCACTGACATAGGAAGGCTCCATAGAGTAACGTGGAGGGATAGGATGGACATAACCTCCTTCTATTTCTCTCACTTCCCCGACGGCGTCCATGAAAAGGACCTCTGGAAGAAATTCCAGGAATGGGGAAGGGTGAGGGAGGTATTCATACCGCAGAAGAACAAAACTGGCCATAGATATGGCTTCGTGCGTTTCAAAGGGGTAGAAGATGTAGCTTTATTAGAGAGAAAGCTCGATAACAATATCTATATACAGGGGATGAAGTTGTTTGTCAACCAGCCTAAATTTCACAGGGGAGGTGGCAGGGCAGCTAAGCCATCTACGGACCTTCTTAACAGACCAAAAATCAGCCTCAGGGTGCCAGCTGGATCAGAACAGAAGTCACACCAAGTCCCAACGTCTACAAGACTGAAATCATTTGTGGAGGTCGTGAAACAGAGTAACGATGTAACGAATGGCAGCCTTCACTCAATTCCCGGGAAGGGGTTAAGAGTAGACAACGACGAACCCATAAGCATTCAGACGTCGCCGGAGAAACTCAAATGGCTTGACAATGTGTGGGTCGGGGGTTTAAAGAATAAGGGTATGTTTGATAGGGTAGACATGGAGGTTCAGGGGGCGTTTGGATTGGAGTTGAAAACTGCGTATTGGGGAGACGACAAGATTATAATCTACGACATGGATGGTGATACAGCTAATCAGCTCATCCATGACGAACAACAACACGGAGGGACCCCTTTTTATTCTCTTCAGAGGTGGACGCCGGCGATGGAGCCTTCCCATCGTCTGACGTGGGTATGCATTTGGGGAGTGCCATTAACGGCATGGGACGCGGAGAATTTTACACGCTTTGTATCGGCTTATGGTGACTTGGTTGAACTCGACGCCATGACGGAGGAAAGGTCACGGGTGGACATAGCGAGGGTCCTAATCCGCACAGAGCACAAACCGGTCATAGACGGCATCGTAGCGATCGTCGTAGATGGAACCCACTTCCTCTTGAAGCTAAGAGAGGAGTTTGGGTGTCAAAGGGGGAATCGTTCGTGGATGGAGAGGTTGGAACGGCTACCGCCCTCACCATTCTCTACGGAAGTGGCGGGGCCAGACGACAAAGGTCACATGCACGGAGTGTGA